Proteins encoded within one genomic window of Amorphoplanes friuliensis DSM 7358:
- a CDS encoding ABC transporter ATP-binding protein, producing the protein MTATGFALRTDGVGKRYRKGWALRDCTLALPAGGVIALVGPNGAGKTTLLRLAVGLLAPSTGTVEVLGQDVTASTPQTLSRIGFLAQDHPLYKRFTVAEMLRFGRACNLRFDHGLAERRLAKLGIPLDRRTGTLSGGQQAQVALALALAKRPDLLVLDEPVASLDPLARHEFLQVLMGAVAEGGVTVLFSSHVVHELERVCDHLVVLNQGRVTLTGDLDTLLTEHRLLVGPRTATDLDRAGAVVEAVHSDRHTTLLVRDGALPAAPGWQTQPVGLEDLVLAYLRRPSEPEETA; encoded by the coding sequence GTGACGGCGACCGGGTTCGCGCTGCGTACCGACGGTGTGGGCAAGCGGTACCGGAAGGGCTGGGCGCTGCGCGACTGCACCCTGGCCCTGCCGGCGGGCGGCGTGATCGCCCTGGTCGGGCCGAACGGCGCGGGCAAGACCACGCTGCTGCGCCTGGCCGTCGGGTTGCTGGCACCGAGCACCGGCACGGTGGAGGTCCTCGGCCAGGACGTCACCGCCAGCACCCCGCAGACCCTGTCCCGGATCGGGTTCCTGGCGCAGGACCACCCGCTGTACAAGCGCTTCACCGTCGCCGAGATGCTCCGCTTCGGCCGGGCCTGCAACCTGCGGTTCGACCACGGGCTGGCCGAGCGCCGGCTGGCGAAGCTGGGCATCCCGCTCGACCGCCGGACCGGAACACTCTCCGGCGGGCAGCAGGCCCAGGTCGCGCTGGCTCTGGCCCTGGCAAAACGGCCGGACCTGCTCGTCCTCGACGAACCGGTGGCCAGCCTCGACCCGCTCGCCCGGCACGAGTTCCTGCAGGTCCTCATGGGCGCAGTGGCCGAGGGCGGGGTGACCGTCCTGTTCTCCTCCCACGTCGTGCACGAGCTGGAGCGCGTCTGCGACCACCTGGTCGTGCTCAACCAGGGCCGGGTCACGCTCACCGGCGACCTCGACACCCTGCTCACCGAGCACCGGCTGCTCGTCGGCCCGCGCACGGCCACCGACCTCGACCGGGCCGGCGCCGTCGTCGAGGCCGTCCACAGCGACCGGCACACGACCCTTCTGGTACGCGACGGTGCGCTCCCGGCCGCACCCGGGTGGCAGACCCAGCCGGTCGGCCTGGAAGACCTGGTGCTGGCCTACCTGCGCCGGCCGTCCGAGCCGGAGGAGACGGCATGA
- a CDS encoding ABC transporter permease subunit yields the protein MTWLIWRQHRTEVLVLGLLVGIFGATLLVLGMQAHDLFPGGPARCGGNEACAASFRRLDEKFGYLENLLTGFYLVPVVIGAFLGAPLLARELEDGTWQLAWTQAVPRMRWLAAKLVALGGVTVALTALFTAVLTWFRQPFDAGEGRFQYDAFDVEGLVPVAYALFAFAVATAAGAILRRSLPAFGVAFGAFLATRMPVALLARPAYARPLTTTEPVPVGGSANQAGHSSVAGFADWTIEQGYADAAGRRLSSAEYYELEDAADRAGTNLNQFLHARGIQQFGVYHPADRFWTFQLIEAALFIAVAAVLIAVVVWRVRRRLI from the coding sequence ATGACCTGGTTGATCTGGCGCCAGCACCGGACCGAGGTCCTCGTCCTGGGCCTGCTGGTCGGCATCTTCGGCGCCACCCTGCTCGTGCTCGGGATGCAGGCACACGACCTGTTCCCCGGCGGTCCCGCCCGGTGCGGCGGCAACGAGGCCTGCGCGGCCTCCTTCCGCCGCCTCGACGAGAAGTTCGGGTACCTCGAGAACCTCCTGACGGGCTTCTACCTGGTTCCCGTCGTCATCGGTGCGTTCCTCGGTGCGCCGCTGCTGGCCCGCGAGTTGGAGGACGGCACCTGGCAGCTCGCCTGGACACAGGCCGTGCCGCGGATGCGCTGGCTGGCGGCCAAGCTGGTGGCACTGGGCGGTGTCACGGTCGCGCTCACCGCGCTGTTCACCGCGGTCCTCACCTGGTTCCGTCAGCCCTTCGACGCGGGCGAAGGACGGTTCCAGTACGACGCCTTCGACGTGGAAGGGCTCGTTCCGGTGGCCTACGCGCTGTTCGCGTTCGCCGTCGCCACCGCCGCGGGGGCGATCCTGCGGCGCAGCCTGCCCGCGTTCGGTGTCGCGTTCGGGGCGTTCCTGGCCACCCGGATGCCGGTGGCGCTGCTGGCCCGCCCCGCGTACGCCAGACCGCTCACCACCACGGAACCGGTCCCCGTCGGCGGCTCGGCGAACCAGGCCGGGCACAGCTCCGTGGCGGGCTTCGCCGACTGGACGATCGAACAGGGCTACGCGGACGCCGCCGGGCGCAGGCTGAGCTCGGCCGAGTACTACGAGCTGGAGGACGCCGCCGACCGGGCCGGCACCAACCTCAACCAGTTCCTGCACGCACGCGGCATCCAGCAGTTCGGGGTCTACCACCCGGCCGACCGGTTCTGGACGTTCCAGCTCATCGAAGCGGCCCTGTTCATCGCCGTCGCAGCAGTCCTGATCGCGGTGGTGGTGTGGCGGGTACGCCGCCGCCTGATCTGA
- a CDS encoding MarR family winged helix-turn-helix transcriptional regulator — translation MVVKTYTQAELVAQPIGYWTGAAYRAVVGRIRADLAAEQLAQPHWWILNHVAGAPGTWDRAGLTGKLAPFDDQDTDFAAVFDNLEDRGWLVAAPDGTLTLSEAGEQGRLRARTRGRHAHEQMHEGVTPDEYAATLTVLRRVIDNLGGDSDLP, via the coding sequence ATGGTCGTGAAGACGTATACGCAGGCAGAGCTCGTGGCGCAGCCGATCGGTTACTGGACGGGTGCGGCGTACCGGGCGGTGGTGGGCCGGATCCGCGCGGACCTGGCGGCCGAGCAGCTGGCTCAGCCGCACTGGTGGATCCTCAACCACGTCGCGGGTGCGCCGGGCACGTGGGACCGCGCCGGTCTGACCGGCAAGCTGGCGCCCTTCGACGACCAGGACACCGACTTCGCCGCGGTCTTCGACAACCTCGAGGATCGCGGCTGGCTCGTCGCGGCCCCGGACGGGACGCTCACGCTGTCGGAGGCGGGGGAGCAGGGCAGACTCCGCGCCCGCACCCGTGGCCGGCACGCCCACGAGCAGATGCACGAGGGCGTCACCCCGGACGAGTACGCGGCCACCCTGACCGTCCTGCGCCGCGTGATCGACAACCTCGGCGGCGACAGCGACCTCCCCTGA
- a CDS encoding M20/M25/M40 family metallo-hydrolase produces MTDQREKPISSRRAFLSASAAVAATPVLGSGAARAAGRELRGQTPDRELRALLREIDPHRIGAIVTRLAAFGTRHTLSVQDDPERGIGAARDWIFERLTAYAAASGGRMTVELQSFVQPVSPRVPVPTRITNIVATLRGDTDPGRVYVVTGHYDSRVTDVMDATSDAPGADDDASGVAAVMELARVMATRHTEATIVFAAVAGEEQGLYGSDQLAQRFKDAGTDVQAMFSNDIVGTGDAHDGTAADPRTVRLFVEGVPTAETAAEANVRKSVGGENDGPSRQLGRFVQDVAANPQTGMKVRVIWRRDRYLRGSDHISFLLRGYPAARFTEPRENFAHEHQDVRVEDGVQYGDLVEFCDFAYIARVARVNAAALWSLAQAPGTPRGVVIDTTQLTNATTLRWQPSTAADLAGYEVVWRETTASDWTNVQAVGDVTTVTIDLSKDNVFFGVRAVDRDGHRSPVAAPQPSS; encoded by the coding sequence ATGACAGATCAGCGCGAAAAGCCCATCTCCTCGCGACGCGCGTTCCTGTCGGCCTCGGCTGCCGTCGCCGCGACGCCGGTGCTCGGGTCCGGTGCCGCCCGGGCCGCCGGCCGTGAACTGCGCGGGCAGACCCCCGATCGGGAGCTGCGGGCGCTGCTGCGGGAGATCGATCCGCACCGGATCGGGGCGATCGTCACGCGGCTGGCCGCCTTCGGCACCCGGCACACGCTGTCGGTGCAGGACGACCCCGAGCGGGGCATCGGCGCGGCGCGTGACTGGATCTTCGAGCGGCTCACCGCGTACGCGGCGGCGTCCGGTGGGCGGATGACCGTGGAGCTGCAGTCGTTCGTGCAGCCGGTGTCGCCGCGGGTGCCCGTGCCGACCCGGATCACCAACATCGTCGCCACGTTGCGGGGTGACACCGACCCCGGCCGCGTGTACGTCGTCACCGGCCACTACGACTCCCGGGTCACCGACGTCATGGACGCGACCAGCGACGCTCCCGGCGCCGACGACGACGCGTCCGGTGTGGCGGCGGTCATGGAGCTGGCCCGGGTGATGGCCACGCGGCACACCGAGGCCACGATCGTCTTCGCCGCAGTCGCCGGCGAGGAGCAGGGCCTCTACGGGTCGGACCAGCTCGCGCAGCGGTTCAAGGACGCGGGCACCGACGTGCAGGCCATGTTCAGCAACGACATCGTCGGCACCGGTGACGCCCATGACGGGACGGCTGCTGATCCGCGTACCGTCCGGCTGTTCGTCGAGGGTGTGCCGACCGCGGAGACGGCGGCGGAAGCGAACGTGCGCAAGTCGGTCGGGGGTGAGAACGACGGGCCGTCGCGGCAGCTCGGGCGGTTCGTGCAGGACGTCGCCGCCAATCCGCAGACCGGCATGAAGGTGCGCGTGATCTGGCGCCGGGACCGTTACCTGCGCGGCAGCGACCACATCTCGTTCCTGCTCCGCGGTTACCCGGCGGCACGCTTCACCGAGCCGCGGGAGAATTTCGCGCACGAGCACCAGGACGTCCGCGTCGAGGACGGTGTGCAGTACGGCGATCTGGTCGAGTTCTGCGACTTCGCCTACATCGCCCGCGTCGCCCGGGTGAACGCCGCCGCACTGTGGTCATTGGCCCAGGCCCCGGGCACCCCGCGCGGCGTGGTGATCGACACGACGCAGCTGACCAACGCCACAACACTGCGCTGGCAGCCGTCCACGGCGGCCGACCTGGCCGGTTACGAGGTGGTCTGGCGCGAGACGACCGCCTCCGACTGGACGAACGTGCAGGCGGTCGGCGATGTCACCACGGTGACGATCGACCTGTCGAAGGACAACGTCTTCTTCGGCGTCCGCGCGGTCGACCGCGACGGTCACCGCAGCCCGGTGGCGGCGCCGCAGCCGTCGAGCTGA
- a CDS encoding class I SAM-dependent methyltransferase, protein MNRRPGYDGSGPGDITPDGCAVDFYRRLPVGTEPDVIAAAVPPPATLLELGCGAGRITRALTARGYVVTAVDESQEMLDAVEGCRTVRSRAEDLDLGETFDVVVLASFLVHAGDPAVRQALLRSCLRHVAADGLVLIQREGEGWHDIVPRERPLLDGVARVTASTDAGDGVRSVHVEYVFPDAHWTQTFLSRPLTTEQFEQALADAGLKLDRYLTSDGTWVSARP, encoded by the coding sequence ATGAATCGGCGACCCGGTTATGACGGATCCGGCCCCGGCGACATTACGCCGGACGGTTGTGCCGTGGACTTCTACCGCCGGTTGCCGGTGGGGACCGAGCCGGACGTGATCGCGGCGGCCGTGCCGCCACCGGCGACGCTGCTCGAGCTGGGCTGCGGCGCCGGGCGGATCACCCGGGCCCTGACCGCCCGGGGATACGTCGTGACGGCCGTCGACGAGTCGCAGGAGATGCTCGACGCGGTCGAGGGCTGCCGCACGGTCCGCAGCCGCGCGGAGGATCTGGACCTCGGCGAGACCTTCGACGTGGTGGTGCTTGCGTCGTTCCTGGTGCACGCGGGTGACCCGGCTGTCCGTCAGGCCCTGCTGCGCTCCTGCCTGCGGCACGTGGCCGCGGACGGTCTCGTGCTGATCCAGCGCGAGGGTGAGGGCTGGCACGACATCGTCCCGCGGGAGCGGCCGCTGCTCGACGGCGTCGCGCGCGTGACGGCCTCGACCGACGCCGGCGACGGCGTGCGGTCGGTACACGTCGAGTACGTCTTCCCGGACGCCCACTGGACGCAGACGTTCCTGTCGCGGCCGCTGACGACGGAGCAGTTCGAGCAGGCGCTGGCCGACGCCGGCCTGAAACTGGACCGCTACCTGACCTCCGACGGCACCTGGGTCAGCGCCCGGCCCTGA
- a CDS encoding putative quinol monooxygenase, with protein sequence MPFGYLATMRTKPGHRDDVVKILVSGEDGLRAAGCRLYAVGVSDDDPDLIWINEIWESEQHHAASLQLPETRAAIAQAMPMLTGDFTGQALTVVGGVL encoded by the coding sequence ATGCCGTTCGGTTACCTCGCCACCATGCGTACCAAGCCGGGCCACCGCGACGACGTCGTGAAGATCCTGGTCAGCGGCGAGGACGGCCTGCGGGCCGCCGGTTGCCGGCTGTACGCGGTGGGTGTCTCCGACGACGACCCGGACCTGATCTGGATCAACGAGATCTGGGAGAGCGAGCAGCACCACGCCGCGTCGCTGCAGCTGCCGGAGACCCGGGCCGCGATCGCGCAGGCGATGCCGATGCTGACCGGCGACTTCACCGGCCAGGCGCTGACGGTGGTGGGCGGCGTCCTGTGA
- a CDS encoding mycothiol transferase: MSDFPDGTADELELHLRWLAFLRGAVLRKAAGITDEQSRWRPDGKLLPLIGLVNHLTNVERRWIDGGMLGGPAGKSEDEYTPGPELTIDAACTAYRERAAVTDAAVRELHDLTTPCRWGDNTDLRFVLLHLINETARHAGHADAVRELLDGTTGE, encoded by the coding sequence GTGAGCGACTTCCCGGACGGGACCGCCGACGAGCTGGAGCTGCACCTGCGCTGGCTGGCGTTCCTGCGCGGGGCCGTCCTGCGCAAGGCCGCAGGCATCACCGACGAGCAGTCCCGCTGGCGCCCCGACGGCAAACTCCTGCCGCTGATCGGCCTGGTCAACCACCTCACCAACGTCGAGCGGCGCTGGATCGACGGCGGGATGCTGGGTGGTCCGGCCGGCAAGTCCGAGGACGAGTACACACCGGGCCCGGAGCTGACGATCGACGCCGCCTGCACCGCGTACCGTGAGCGGGCCGCGGTGACCGACGCCGCGGTCCGGGAGCTGCACGATCTCACCACGCCGTGCCGATGGGGCGACAACACGGATCTCCGTTTTGTCCTCCTGCACCTGATCAACGAAACGGCCCGGCACGCGGGCCACGCCGACGCCGTCCGCGAGCTGCTCGACGGCACGACAGGAGAATGA
- a CDS encoding SDR family oxidoreductase — translation MTISGSALVTGASRGLGAQIARRLGADGWPVAVNYRSDPAGAAKVVDEITAAGGRAAAFRADVTDESEVAALVAAVTAELGPVQVVVANATGPQPLAPAQDVTWQAHLDQLTFFVKSPTLLLQAVLPGMRSLGTGRFVHIGSDSFERALPGASAYNAAKGAQIGLARTWARELGAYGITVNVVAPGWIPVERHGEVTAEDSAGYVRDVPLGRLGRPEDIADVVAFVASDAARFMTGERLTVNGGHTID, via the coding sequence GTGACGATCTCCGGCAGCGCGCTGGTCACCGGCGCCTCCCGCGGGCTGGGCGCCCAGATCGCCCGGCGGCTCGGCGCGGACGGCTGGCCGGTCGCGGTCAACTACCGCTCGGACCCCGCCGGCGCCGCCAAGGTGGTCGACGAGATCACCGCAGCCGGTGGCCGGGCGGCGGCGTTCCGGGCCGACGTCACCGACGAGTCCGAGGTCGCCGCGCTGGTGGCCGCGGTCACCGCCGAACTCGGCCCGGTGCAGGTGGTCGTGGCCAACGCGACCGGACCACAACCGCTCGCGCCGGCGCAGGACGTGACCTGGCAGGCGCACCTCGACCAGCTCACGTTTTTTGTGAAGAGCCCGACGCTGCTGCTCCAGGCGGTGCTGCCCGGCATGCGCAGCCTCGGCACCGGCCGCTTCGTGCACATCGGATCGGACTCGTTCGAGCGCGCGCTGCCCGGCGCTTCGGCGTACAACGCGGCGAAGGGCGCCCAGATCGGTCTGGCCCGCACGTGGGCGCGCGAGCTCGGCGCGTACGGGATCACGGTCAACGTGGTGGCACCCGGCTGGATCCCGGTCGAACGCCACGGCGAGGTGACCGCCGAGGACAGCGCCGGCTACGTACGCGACGTCCCCCTGGGCCGGCTCGGCCGGCCCGAGGACATCGCCGACGTGGTCGCCTTCGTGGCCAGCGACGCGGCCCGCTTCATGACCGGCGAGCGCCTCACCGTGAACGGCGGCCACACGATCGACTGA
- a CDS encoding SAM-dependent chlorinase/fluorinase has product MLITVVADYGTGDLAFAEVRQTFAALVPQADVSPLPVPAFDTVSAGFCVAQLAFGAGPADRVIYANVAPRQDEDQPREDNAGERLAAARLPSGVLVVAVGSGASLSFLAAENIPLYAVKVADAGSQFRSRDVFPAAVAGLIAGDDSLLGEQLTVPPPPSRSVIYTDGYGNLKTSWYEPPAPTGTKVRVRIGDAEAEAVVSDGVFAVPSGALSFAPGSSGWPTTTGRRTCFELLSRGGNAAELFNFPRSGTPVELV; this is encoded by the coding sequence ATGCTCATCACGGTTGTCGCCGACTACGGCACCGGGGACCTGGCCTTCGCCGAGGTCCGCCAGACGTTCGCCGCCCTGGTCCCGCAAGCTGACGTGTCGCCCCTGCCGGTGCCCGCCTTCGACACGGTGAGCGCCGGCTTCTGCGTGGCCCAGCTGGCCTTCGGCGCGGGCCCGGCCGACCGCGTGATCTACGCCAACGTCGCACCCCGCCAGGACGAGGATCAGCCCCGCGAGGACAACGCCGGCGAGCGCCTGGCCGCCGCCCGCCTGCCCTCCGGCGTCCTGGTCGTCGCCGTCGGATCCGGCGCCAGCCTGTCGTTCCTCGCCGCCGAGAACATCCCCCTGTACGCCGTGAAGGTCGCCGACGCGGGCTCGCAGTTCCGCTCCCGAGACGTCTTCCCCGCAGCCGTCGCCGGCCTCATCGCCGGCGACGACTCGCTGCTCGGCGAGCAACTCACCGTCCCGCCACCACCGTCGCGGTCGGTCATCTACACCGACGGCTACGGCAACCTCAAAACCAGCTGGTACGAGCCCCCGGCCCCGACCGGCACCAAGGTCCGCGTCCGCATCGGTGACGCCGAGGCCGAAGCCGTGGTCAGCGACGGGGTGTTCGCGGTCCCGTCGGGCGCGCTGTCCTTCGCCCCGGGCAGCTCCGGCTGGCCGACCACCACCGGCCGCCGCACCTGCTTCGAACTCCTGTCCCGCGGCGGCAACGCCGCCGAACTCTTCAACTTCCCCCGCTCCGGCACCCCGGTCGAGCTGGTCTGA
- the pheT gene encoding phenylalanine--tRNA ligase subunit beta: protein MKLSLSWLREYVELPAGVSADDLERKLVDLGIEVESIVDQAATIKGDLVVGRVLEIEELTGFKKPIRFTRVDVGGAAPQEIVCGARNFEVGDLVVVILPGGELPGGFKIGARKTYGRNSNGMICSAAELGLSGDHSGIVVLPPDSSPTGVDARPIVGLDDVVLDLEITPDRGYEMSVRGIARELSYAYTSAYTDPGVREVPGATAEVPYPIRLDDTVGCDRFSARVVRGIDPSAPSPEWMQRRLITAGVRTISLAVDITNYVMLELGQPMHVFDLNLLHGGLVVRRARPGEKLTTLDGVARVLDAEDMVICDDSGPISLAAVMGGETSEVQPDTVDVLLEAAHWDPVMVGRTARRHKLFSEAAKRWERGVDPQLTLVALDRAVELLTGHAGGTVDERVLDLDHVAAPAPILLPASLPTRRIGVAYDTEQVTALLSQIGCSVRGVEPLEVTPPSWRPDLQAPIDLVEEVARLGGFDAIPSILPPARGSGGLTPEQRRRRLIGRAMAENGYVEVLSYPFVAPGAADAFGLPADDPRRSAVRLTNPISEQEPLLRTSLLPPLLGTLKRNLGRGDRDLALYETGTVFLPHLTATAPPVLGVDRGPTEEEWSAANAIVPEQPWHLATVLTGEIAPAGWWGAGRTATWSDAIEAARIALAAAGMTPDRVTVRAADHAPWHPGRCAAIEVDNKVIGYAGELHPGVISSLELPKRTCAMEIDLDAVPLPPVTQAVHISTFPPALIDVALVVDATVPAAEVEAALVAGAGDLLEAVRLFDVYTSDQVGEGKKSLAYKLTFRAPDRTLTVEEAVAARDAAVSLASSRMGATLRGA, encoded by the coding sequence ATGAAGTTGTCTCTGTCCTGGCTCCGCGAGTACGTGGAGCTGCCGGCGGGTGTGTCCGCCGACGACCTCGAACGCAAGCTGGTCGACCTCGGCATCGAGGTCGAGTCGATCGTCGACCAGGCCGCCACGATCAAGGGTGACCTGGTCGTCGGCCGGGTCCTCGAGATCGAGGAGCTGACCGGTTTCAAGAAGCCGATCCGGTTCACCCGGGTGGACGTCGGTGGCGCCGCGCCGCAGGAGATCGTCTGCGGTGCCCGCAACTTCGAGGTCGGCGACCTGGTCGTTGTCATCCTCCCCGGCGGTGAGCTGCCCGGCGGCTTCAAGATCGGTGCGCGCAAGACGTACGGGCGCAACTCCAACGGCATGATCTGCTCCGCCGCCGAGCTGGGCCTCAGCGGTGACCACTCGGGCATCGTCGTGCTCCCGCCGGACTCGTCGCCGACGGGCGTCGACGCGCGCCCGATCGTCGGCCTCGACGACGTGGTGCTCGACCTCGAGATCACCCCCGACCGCGGGTACGAGATGAGCGTCCGGGGCATCGCGCGCGAGCTGTCGTACGCGTACACGTCGGCGTACACGGATCCGGGTGTCCGCGAGGTGCCCGGTGCGACCGCCGAGGTGCCGTACCCCATCCGGCTCGACGACACGGTCGGCTGTGACCGCTTCTCCGCACGGGTCGTCCGCGGGATCGACCCGTCGGCGCCGTCACCGGAGTGGATGCAGCGCCGGCTGATCACCGCCGGTGTGCGCACGATCTCCCTGGCCGTCGACATCACCAACTACGTGATGCTCGAGCTGGGCCAGCCCATGCACGTGTTCGACCTGAACCTGCTGCACGGCGGCCTGGTCGTACGCCGCGCCCGGCCGGGGGAGAAGCTGACCACCCTGGACGGTGTCGCCCGTGTCCTGGACGCCGAGGACATGGTCATCTGCGACGACTCCGGCCCGATCTCGCTCGCCGCGGTCATGGGTGGCGAGACCAGCGAGGTCCAGCCGGACACCGTCGACGTGCTGCTCGAGGCCGCCCACTGGGACCCGGTGATGGTCGGCCGCACGGCCCGCCGCCACAAGCTCTTCAGTGAGGCCGCCAAGCGCTGGGAGCGGGGTGTCGACCCGCAGCTGACGCTGGTCGCCCTCGACCGGGCCGTCGAACTGCTCACCGGGCATGCCGGCGGCACGGTCGACGAGCGTGTCCTCGACCTCGACCACGTGGCCGCCCCGGCCCCGATCCTGCTGCCGGCCTCGCTGCCGACACGCCGCATCGGTGTCGCCTACGACACCGAGCAGGTCACGGCCCTGCTGAGCCAGATCGGCTGCTCGGTGCGCGGTGTCGAGCCGCTGGAGGTCACACCGCCGTCCTGGCGCCCGGACCTGCAGGCCCCGATCGACCTGGTCGAGGAGGTCGCCCGCCTCGGCGGCTTCGACGCCATCCCGAGCATCCTCCCGCCGGCCCGCGGCAGCGGCGGCCTCACCCCCGAGCAGCGCCGCCGGCGTCTGATCGGCCGGGCCATGGCCGAGAACGGCTACGTCGAGGTCCTGTCGTACCCGTTTGTCGCCCCCGGCGCGGCGGACGCGTTCGGCCTGCCCGCGGACGACCCGCGCCGCAGTGCCGTACGCCTGACCAACCCGATCTCCGAGCAGGAACCGCTGCTGCGCACGTCGCTGCTGCCACCACTGCTGGGAACCCTCAAGCGCAACCTCGGCCGCGGCGACCGCGACCTGGCGCTCTACGAGACGGGCACGGTCTTCCTCCCGCACCTGACGGCCACCGCGCCGCCGGTGCTCGGTGTGGACCGCGGCCCCACCGAGGAGGAATGGTCGGCGGCCAACGCCATCGTCCCGGAACAGCCGTGGCACCTCGCCACGGTCCTGACCGGCGAGATCGCCCCGGCCGGCTGGTGGGGCGCAGGCCGCACCGCCACCTGGTCCGACGCGATCGAGGCCGCCCGCATCGCCCTCGCCGCGGCGGGCATGACCCCGGACCGCGTCACGGTCCGCGCGGCCGACCACGCCCCCTGGCACCCCGGCCGCTGCGCCGCGATCGAGGTCGACAACAAGGTCATCGGGTACGCGGGAGAGCTCCACCCCGGCGTCATCTCGTCCCTGGAACTCCCGAAGCGCACCTGCGCCATGGAGATCGACCTCGACGCCGTACCCCTGCCCCCGGTGACCCAGGCCGTCCACATCTCCACCTTCCCCCCGGCGCTGATCGACGTGGCCCTGGTCGTCGACGCCACGGTCCCGGCCGCGGAGGTCGAGGCCGCACTGGTCGCGGGAGCGGGCGACCTGCTGGAAGCGGTCCGCCTGTTCGACGTGTACACGTCGGACCAGGTGGGCGAGGGAAAGAAGAGCCTGGCCTACAAGCTCACCTTCCGCGCCCCGGACCGCACCCTGACGGTCGAGGAAGCGGTAGCGGCCCGCGACGCAGCGGTGTCGCTGGCCTCGTCCCGCATGGGAGCCACCCTCCGCGGCGCCTGA
- the pheS gene encoding phenylalanine--tRNA ligase subunit alpha yields MSYRNDPYDPKQAVLLAPEALESAVADAEKAFAAASDLDALGALKPAHLGDRSPVSLARREIGSLPPHAKSEAGKRVNIARQSVQGAFDARLAELELERAARVLVEERVDVSLPWDRAPRGARHPLTTLMEHMGDLFVGMGYDVVESPELELEWANFDALNIGADHPARGLMDTFHVDLPGLVMRTHTSPGQVRTMMTRQPPIHVICPGRVYRTDDLDATHTPVFHQIEGLVVDEGITMAHLKGTLDHFAKAMFGPDARTRWRPHYFPFTEPSAEFDVWFEEHRDGPRWVEWGGCGMVNPRVLTACGIDPERYSGFAFGMGVERTLMFRNGVSDMHDMVEGDVRFTRNFGMAV; encoded by the coding sequence ATGTCCTACCGCAACGATCCGTACGATCCGAAGCAGGCCGTCCTGCTCGCCCCCGAGGCTCTCGAGTCGGCTGTGGCCGACGCCGAGAAGGCTTTCGCCGCGGCGTCCGATCTCGACGCGCTCGGCGCGCTGAAGCCCGCGCACCTCGGCGACCGGTCCCCGGTGTCGCTGGCGCGGCGTGAGATCGGCTCGCTGCCGCCGCACGCGAAGTCCGAGGCCGGCAAGCGTGTCAACATCGCCCGGCAGTCGGTGCAGGGTGCGTTCGACGCGCGCCTGGCCGAGCTCGAGCTGGAGCGGGCCGCCCGTGTCCTGGTCGAGGAGCGTGTCGACGTCTCCCTGCCCTGGGACCGCGCCCCGCGGGGTGCGCGGCATCCGCTGACCACGCTGATGGAGCACATGGGCGACCTGTTCGTCGGCATGGGCTACGACGTGGTCGAGAGCCCCGAGCTCGAACTCGAATGGGCGAACTTCGACGCGCTCAACATCGGCGCGGACCACCCGGCGCGGGGCCTGATGGACACGTTCCACGTGGACCTGCCCGGTCTGGTGATGCGCACGCACACGTCGCCGGGCCAGGTGCGCACGATGATGACGCGGCAGCCGCCGATCCACGTCATCTGCCCCGGCCGGGTCTACCGCACCGATGACCTCGACGCCACGCACACCCCGGTGTTCCACCAGATCGAGGGTCTGGTCGTCGACGAGGGCATCACGATGGCCCACCTCAAGGGCACCCTCGACCACTTCGCCAAGGCGATGTTCGGACCCGACGCCCGGACCCGCTGGCGGCCGCACTACTTCCCGTTCACCGAGCCGTCGGCCGAGTTCGACGTGTGGTTCGAGGAGCACCGCGACGGCCCGCGCTGGGTCGAGTGGGGTGGCTGCGGCATGGTCAACCCGCGGGTGCTCACCGCCTGCGGCATCGACCCGGAGCGGTACTCGGGCTTCGCCTTCGGCATGGGCGTCGAGCGGACGCTGATGTTCCGCAACGGCGTGAGCGACATGCACGACATGGTGGAGGGTGACGTCCGGTTCACCCGCAACTTCGGTATGGCGGTCTGA